In one Lysobacter alkalisoli genomic region, the following are encoded:
- a CDS encoding ECF-type sigma factor: MDESSDITQLLQRHHRGDREAFDRMVPLVYERLRIIARGQLARAGRRGQTLDTTALVQEAYLQLVDVDSVDWQDRGHFFAICARAMRRILVDYARHRQAAKRGGGIAPLTLEADMVAADSESELVLAIDDALRGLEAFNERLARVVECRYFAGMTEEETARALDSSLRTVQRDWMRARAWLLKALA, from the coding sequence ATGGACGAATCCAGCGACATCACGCAGCTTTTACAGCGTCACCACCGGGGCGACCGCGAGGCTTTCGACCGCATGGTCCCGCTGGTGTACGAGCGCCTGCGTATCATCGCCCGCGGCCAGTTGGCCCGGGCCGGGCGGCGCGGGCAGACACTCGACACCACCGCACTGGTACAGGAGGCCTACCTGCAGTTGGTCGATGTCGACAGCGTCGACTGGCAGGACCGTGGCCATTTCTTCGCGATCTGCGCACGCGCGATGCGGCGGATTCTGGTCGATTACGCCCGCCATCGCCAGGCCGCCAAGCGTGGCGGTGGCATCGCCCCGCTGACGCTGGAGGCCGACATGGTCGCCGCCGACAGCGAGTCGGAACTGGTGCTCGCGATCGACGATGCATTGAGGGGACTCGAAGCCTTCAACGAGCGTCTGGCCCGCGTGGTCGAGTGCCGCTACTTTGCCGGCATGACCGAGGAGGAAACCGCCCGCGCGCTCGACTCCTCGCTGCGTACGGTGCAACGCGACTGGATGCGTGCCCGCGCCTGGCTACTCAAGGCTTTGGCCTAG